In the Maribacter sp. MJ134 genome, one interval contains:
- a CDS encoding vancomycin high temperature exclusion protein, whose amino-acid sequence MRKKITRLILLILGLSLVALILSNYIINSFAEGKTYSSVSKTPKNKVGLILGTSKKLKGGAPNPYYSNRVSATVTLFKASKIEYVLVSGDNGSIYYNEPTTMKKDLISAGIPEERIFLDYAGFRTLDSVFRAKIVFGLQEVTIISQKFHNERAIYLAARKGLNAIGYNAKDIPLEAGLKIQFREYFARVKVFLDLALKTQPRFYGEKILIH is encoded by the coding sequence ATGCGAAAAAAAATTACAAGACTCATTCTTTTGATACTCGGTTTATCCCTAGTAGCATTAATACTCTCCAATTATATAATTAATTCTTTCGCTGAAGGCAAGACATACAGTTCGGTCTCAAAAACGCCCAAAAATAAAGTAGGCTTAATTCTGGGAACTTCTAAAAAGCTGAAAGGAGGAGCACCCAACCCTTACTATTCCAATAGGGTATCGGCGACAGTTACCCTATTCAAAGCAAGTAAAATTGAATACGTATTGGTTAGTGGGGATAATGGTAGTATCTACTATAATGAGCCCACGACAATGAAAAAAGACTTAATAAGTGCCGGTATCCCTGAAGAAAGAATTTTTCTGGATTACGCCGGTTTCAGAACTTTAGATTCCGTATTCAGGGCCAAAATAGTTTTTGGGCTGCAAGAAGTAACCATTATTTCTCAAAAATTCCATAATGAGAGAGCTATTTATCTAGCGGCTAGAAAAGGACTGAACGCAATAGGTTATAATGCCAAGGACATCCCCTTGGAGGCCGGGTTAAAAATACAGTTCCGGGAGTATTTTGCCCGGGTAAAGGTATTTTTAGATTTGGCCCTGAAAACCCAACCCAGGTTCTATGGAGAAAAGATTCTGATCCACTAA
- a CDS encoding methylmalonyl-CoA mutase family protein produces MTQLSVYKPNNKIRIVTAASLFDGHDAAINIMRRIIQATGVEVIHLGHDRSVEEVVNTAIQEDVNAICITSYQGGHNEYFKYMYDLLKEKDSHHIKIFGGGGGVILPEEIKSLMAYGIARLYSPDDGREMGLQGMINDLVKSSDFPTGESLTNEMEALKSKDNKAIARLISAAENFPENAREALDKVAKLAKASGSPVLGITGTGGSGKSSLVDEIVRRFLMDFPEKTVGIISVDPSKRKTGGALLGDRIRMNAINNKRVYMRSLATRQSNLALSKHVNKAVQILKASGFDLIILETSGIGQSDTEIIEHSDVSLYVMTPEFGAATQLEKIDMLDFADLVAINKFDKRGALDAVRDVEKQYKRNHNLWEAKEDDLPVFGTIASQFNDPGMNRLYDAVILQITEKTKVNFKTTFSLSKEVSEKIYVIPPSRTRYLSEIAESNRTYDKTVEAQAKVAQQLYGIFKTLETVTGCEPVLEATALGLEASAAIVNEENRDFVRLLLAEFDSLKLNLDPHNWKILREWSKKKDAYKNPIYRFTVRGKELEIATHTTSLSHLEIPKIALPKYTAWGDILKWILQENVPGAFPFAAGLYPFKRTQEDPTRMFAGEGGPERTNRRFHYVSMGLPAKRLSTAFDSVTLYGNDPDYRPDIYGKIGNAGVSICCLDDAKKLYSGFNLADPMTSVSMTINGPAPMLLAYFMNAAIDQQCELYIQENGLKQEVKQKIDKIFKNKKRPEYYGALPEGNNGLGLFLLGVTGNQVLPKDIYRQIKMRTLAEIRGTVQADILKEDQAQNTCIFSTEFALRLMGDVQEYFIANSVRNFYSVSISGYHIAEAGANPITQLALTLSNGFTYVEYYLSRGMDINAFGPNLSFFFSNGIDPEYAVIGRVARKIWAKAMKYKYGANERAQMLKYHIQTSGRSLHAQEIDFNDIRTTLQALYAIYDNCNSLHTNAYDEAITTPTEDSVRRAMAIQLIINKELGLTKNENPLQGSFIIGELTDLVEEAVLLEFDRITERGGVLGAMETMYQRNKIQEESLHYETLKHNGDFPIIGVNTFLSSKGSPTILPDEVIRATEEEKENQIKTLKALHSFADTDNLLNELRKTAITHENIFETLMEVCKKCSLGQVTNALFEVGGQYRRNM; encoded by the coding sequence ATGACACAGCTATCAGTTTACAAACCGAATAATAAAATTAGAATTGTTACCGCAGCTTCACTTTTTGACGGGCATGATGCAGCTATCAATATTATGAGGAGAATCATACAGGCAACGGGAGTAGAGGTTATTCATCTCGGTCATGACCGTAGTGTCGAGGAGGTGGTAAACACGGCCATTCAAGAAGATGTCAATGCTATCTGTATTACATCATATCAAGGGGGACATAATGAGTACTTTAAATATATGTACGACCTTCTAAAAGAAAAGGATAGTCATCATATAAAAATATTTGGTGGTGGTGGGGGAGTTATACTTCCCGAAGAAATTAAGAGTTTAATGGCATACGGCATTGCAAGATTATACTCGCCTGATGATGGCAGGGAAATGGGACTGCAAGGTATGATAAATGACTTGGTAAAAAGTTCGGATTTTCCTACGGGAGAATCATTGACGAATGAAATGGAGGCATTAAAATCCAAAGATAACAAAGCTATCGCCAGACTTATTTCTGCCGCGGAAAATTTCCCGGAAAACGCTAGAGAAGCACTCGACAAGGTTGCTAAGCTGGCCAAAGCCTCTGGTTCGCCAGTATTGGGTATTACGGGGACCGGTGGTTCTGGAAAATCGTCTTTGGTAGATGAGATAGTTAGGCGTTTTTTAATGGATTTTCCCGAAAAGACTGTAGGTATAATTTCCGTTGACCCCTCTAAAAGAAAGACCGGCGGTGCATTATTGGGAGATCGGATTAGGATGAACGCCATTAATAATAAAAGAGTTTATATGCGGAGTCTGGCTACTAGGCAGTCTAACCTGGCGCTGTCAAAACATGTAAACAAAGCTGTTCAGATATTAAAGGCTTCTGGGTTTGATTTAATTATTTTAGAGACTTCAGGTATTGGCCAATCGGATACCGAAATAATTGAGCACAGTGATGTCTCGTTGTATGTGATGACACCTGAATTTGGTGCTGCCACGCAGTTGGAAAAAATAGATATGTTGGATTTTGCGGACTTGGTCGCAATAAATAAGTTTGATAAAAGAGGGGCTTTAGATGCGGTTAGAGATGTAGAAAAACAATACAAACGTAATCACAACCTATGGGAAGCAAAAGAGGATGATTTGCCTGTCTTTGGAACCATTGCATCACAGTTCAATGACCCTGGAATGAACAGGTTGTATGATGCGGTCATACTCCAAATCACAGAGAAAACGAAAGTAAATTTCAAGACAACCTTTTCACTTTCTAAAGAAGTAAGTGAGAAAATTTACGTAATTCCGCCTTCAAGAACTCGTTACCTTTCGGAAATAGCTGAAAGTAACCGTACTTATGATAAAACGGTTGAAGCACAAGCTAAAGTAGCACAGCAATTGTATGGTATTTTTAAAACTCTTGAAACTGTTACAGGATGTGAACCAGTATTGGAAGCTACCGCATTAGGTTTGGAAGCGTCTGCTGCCATTGTTAACGAAGAAAACCGCGATTTTGTACGATTATTGTTGGCGGAGTTTGATAGCCTAAAACTAAACCTAGACCCTCATAATTGGAAAATTCTAAGGGAGTGGAGCAAAAAAAAGGATGCCTATAAAAATCCAATTTACCGATTTACTGTACGGGGCAAGGAATTGGAGATAGCTACGCATACAACATCGCTTTCGCATCTGGAAATACCTAAAATAGCATTGCCCAAGTATACTGCTTGGGGAGATATATTGAAGTGGATTCTACAAGAGAACGTGCCTGGGGCTTTTCCCTTTGCGGCCGGTCTTTATCCATTTAAGCGAACGCAAGAAGACCCAACACGTATGTTTGCGGGAGAAGGTGGCCCCGAACGAACGAACAGAAGATTTCATTACGTAAGTATGGGATTGCCTGCAAAAAGACTGTCTACCGCTTTTGATAGTGTTACCCTATACGGGAACGACCCAGACTATAGACCCGATATCTACGGAAAAATAGGAAATGCAGGGGTGAGTATCTGCTGTTTGGACGATGCCAAGAAACTTTACTCAGGTTTTAACTTGGCGGACCCGATGACTTCGGTGAGTATGACTATTAACGGTCCTGCTCCTATGCTTTTAGCTTATTTTATGAACGCTGCCATTGATCAGCAATGCGAACTTTATATTCAGGAAAATGGATTGAAACAAGAGGTCAAACAAAAAATCGATAAAATCTTCAAGAATAAAAAGAGGCCTGAATACTATGGTGCGCTTCCGGAGGGGAATAATGGTCTAGGGCTCTTTCTGCTTGGAGTTACGGGAAACCAAGTACTTCCTAAAGATATTTACCGACAAATTAAGATGAGAACCTTAGCGGAAATACGAGGTACCGTACAGGCCGATATTTTAAAGGAAGACCAAGCTCAGAATACCTGTATCTTTTCAACGGAATTTGCGCTGCGCCTTATGGGCGATGTCCAAGAGTACTTCATTGCCAATTCCGTCCGTAACTTTTACTCGGTCTCTATTTCAGGATATCATATCGCAGAGGCAGGAGCCAATCCTATCACACAGTTGGCACTTACGCTATCCAATGGTTTTACCTATGTAGAGTACTATCTGTCTCGCGGGATGGACATTAATGCCTTTGGTCCTAACCTGTCCTTCTTCTTTTCTAACGGAATTGACCCCGAGTATGCGGTTATCGGGAGAGTGGCCCGTAAGATTTGGGCAAAGGCCATGAAGTATAAATACGGAGCCAACGAACGGGCTCAAATGCTTAAATACCATATCCAGACCTCTGGAAGGAGTTTACATGCCCAAGAAATAGATTTTAACGACATTAGAACTACCTTACAGGCTTTGTATGCCATTTATGATAACTGTAATTCTTTGCATACCAATGCCTATGATGAAGCTATTACTACCCCGACGGAAGACTCCGTTAGAAGGGCTATGGCCATACAATTGATTATTAATAAGGAATTAGGACTTACCAAGAACGAAAACCCCTTACAGGGCTCCTTTATCATAGGAGAACTAACGGATTTGGTGGAAGAGGCCGTATTACTGGAATTTGATAGAATAACGGAAAGAGGCGGCGTGCTAGGCGCTATGGAAACAATGTACCAAAGAAATAAGATTCAGGAAGAGAGCCTTCACTATGAAACGCTAAAACATAATGGAGATTTCCCGATAATCGGCGTTAACACTTTTTTAAGCTCCAAAGGTTCCCCGACTATTTTACCGGACGAGGTGATTAGGGCCACAGAGGAGGAAAAAGAGAATCAGATTAAAACACTCAAAGCACTCCATTCCTTTGCGGATACGGATAACTTACTTAATGAACTCCGAAAAACTGCGATTACACATGAGAACATTTTTGAAACCTTAATGGAAGTCTGTAAAAAATGTTCGTTGGGTCAAGTTACGAATGCCTTGTTCGAGGTTGGAGGACAGTACCGGAGAAATATGTAG